The Oxobacter pfennigii genome includes the window CATCTACAGGCACCTGGATACTCCTATATTATTTATAAATCCTTGGATGGAGTATCCGGATGATGAAATGATGGAGGTATTGGACGATTGCATGTCATTTCCCGGCCTTCTTGTAAAGCTGATGCGCCACAAAAGGTGCATAATCCACTATAAGGATGAAAACTGGAATGACTGCAAGCTGGAATTGGAAGGTGACATGTCGGAATTGCTGCAGCACGAGTTTGACCATCTTGACGGAATTCTTGCCACAATGCGGGCCATAGATAATAAGTCATTTGTAATAAAAGAGAATCACTAATATAAATTTACTGTTATTATATTAAAAGTTAGGATAAATTACTCCTAAATGTGATATAATAGTAATAGGAGGTGTTTAATGTGTTAGTAAATACCGAGAATATGATACCTATATCAGAAGCAAATCAAAATTTCTCTAAAATTGCTAAAATTGTAGATAAAGATAAGTCTGTTGTTATAATGAAGAACAATAAGCCTAAGTATATACTTTTAGACTTTGAAGAATTTATCAAAGCGGCTATTTCAGATGAAGAACAGTTGAGTGCAATAGCCGATAGAATACTTGAAAGTAATTTAGAGGCATTCAGGGAACTTGCTAAATGAAATATATAACTATTGAGTATATTATGATGTGGCATACGAAAATGATAAGTGTTACTGGAGGATTAAAGGGAATTAGGAGCATAGAACTACTAAATTCGGCTGTTGAAAATTCAAAAGCTACATTTAATGGAGTAGATTTGTACTCCACAATTGAAGAAAAGTGTGCAAGCATATGTTATAGCATAGTAAATAATCACCCCTTTATAGATGGCAACAAAAGAACTGGATGTATACAATGCTTGTTTTATTAGAATACAATGATATAAGGCTTAGTTTTAGTCAAGAAGAGCTCATTAGTCTGGGATTTGATATTGCAAAAGGCATGTTTAATATACAAGATATTATTATTTGGATTGACAATCATAAAATTAATAGATGAATACAAAACTCCCCTATCTCAATTTTATTTAAGATAGGGGAGCTTATATTAAAAGTCAATCGCTAATTCACTGGCTTCTTGGCTTTTTTCTGCAACAAGGATTGCAGTATCTGTAGCGCTGCGGTCTATTCTTTCAACCGCAAAGGTTTTAAAGTCCTGTATCCCAAGGAAGCCTAAGATAATCCTCAAATATCTGTCTCCCATTTCAAAGTTTGAAAGCGGTGGCTCTGAATATTCGCCGCCTCTGGTAACAAAATGTATAGCCTTTTTCCCATGGCACAAGCCCACAGGGCCCTGGGAAGTATACTTGAATGTAATGCCGCTTACCATTACATAATCAAGGTAAGCCTTAAGTATGGCAGGGAAGCTCAAATTCCAGAAAGGTGCTGAAAATACATATTTGTCAGCCTCAAGGAATTGATAAGCATACTTTAAAACCGGATGGTCCCTGTGGGCTCCCGGTTCCACATTATGATGGGCTATATCATCCTCAGATAAAAATCCGATGTTTTCCTTATATAAATCAAGAGTTATTACTTCGTCGTCAGGATGGCTCTCCTTATATGCTTCGATAAAACTGTCTGAAATTTTGAAAGTCCTTGATGCACCTTCCGGCTTGGCATTTGCTTTGATGTAAAGAACTTTGCTCATCATAAACATCTCCTCATCATCTTTATCAATGTTATTATTAACTGTGAGAATGTATTTTATGATGACATAATAACAATAAAAATAATTATTAGCAACAAGGCACTATTTAGTGCCATAGTTTCTTTAAATATACTATTGCATTATTAATCTTTTCCCTCTTCTTCTGCAAGCTGGTCTGATACAATGCCGGATTTCAGATATTCTGCCCCAAAGCCATGCATCATTTTCAATACAGGAATCAGTTTCTTCCCTATATCAGTCAGCCCATATTCAACTTTTGGCGGTACTACAGGATAAACCTTTCTGAATATCAGCTTATTTTCTTCTAGGCTCCTTAACTGCTGAGTCAGCATTTTTTGCGTTATATTTTTAAATCTGTTTTTTATATCGCTGAATCTTAAGGTGCTGTAACTTAAATACCAGAGTATCAATAATTTCCATTTGCCCGATACCAGGTTTTGGACCAAAACCATAGGGCATACATCATATTGTTCACACTGATCTCTCATATGGCATTGTTCATGTCTTTTTAAAACTTCGTTCATATGACTCACCTTTCTCTAAGTATAATTTCGGGTACTATGGTACAAAATAGTGCCTACTAGCCAATAAATGATTTAATGGCTAATATTATAGCATATCGTATAATTAACTCACAATATGCAGATTAAAATGCATTTTAAATATATTTCATTTTAATTTATGGAGGTATCATACATGAGAACTTTTCAAATTACAGTGAAAAAAGACGGAGGGCCAAGAGTTATTTATGCCAATGAAGGGGATAACCTTCTTAAGGTAATGATCAAAGAAGGTATATATGTTCAGACACCCTGCGGCGGTAAAGGCATTTGCGGAAAGTGCAAGGTCATATTCCACAAGGGAGCAAAGGAGCCTGCGAATACCGATATAAAGCACTTGAGTGAAGATGAGATTTCTAGGGGGATGAGGCTTGCCTGCGGTGTAATAGTAGATGAGCCAATGGATATTGAAGTTCCTACAGTTGCAAGCGCAATTAATGTACTTACGACAGGTAGTGAAGATATGGATATCCAGGTAAGCCCCTTTGTAATAAAGAAATATCTGAATCTTACTCCCCCATCAATCCATGACCAGAGAAGCGATATAAGAAGAATTCAGGACGGGTTGGGAATTACTAGCTTATCTGCCAGAAGTAAATTGATGAGAGAAATGCATGATGTGCTTATAAAGAGCGATTATAAAGTAACTGTAAGTGTTTACAAAGGTGAGCTTTTGAATATTGAAGCAGGAGATGCATCGGATAAATCCTATGGCATAGCAGTTGATATTGGTACTACAACGGTAGCTTCCTATTTGATAGACCTTACTTCCGGAAAGGTCATAGACGTTGAATCAGGTGTTAACGCCCAAAGACCCTATGGTGCCGATGTTATTTCTAGGATTAACTATACCATACAGCAAAAAGACGGACTTACAACATTAAGGGATGCTATTGTAAACCAGTTAGGCGGGATGCTTATAAAGCTTTGTGAAAGAAATAATATGGAAACTAAGCATGTATATAATGTCACTGTCGTTGGAAATACAACCATGACTCACTTATTCTTAGGAGTGCCCTGCGAAAGTATTGCCGTTTCCCCATATATTCCGGTTGTAACTGACCTCGTTGAGGTGCCGGGAAGGGAAATGAACATGCCTATCGACGGTTACGTTTCAGTCCTTCCAGGAGTAGCAAGCTATGTGGGAAGCGACATAACTGCCGGAATACTTGCCTGCGGCATGCACAAGTCAGAAAAATATTCACTACTTTTAGACCTTGGCACAAACGGAGAAATGGCTGTAGGAAACAAAGACGGCATTGTATCCTGTGCAACGGCAGCAGGCCCGGCATTTGAAGGAGCTACAATTAAATGGGGAATAGGCGGTGTCAAAGGAGCAGTATCAAAGATAGACCTGTCCCAGGACAAAATATATTCAACAATAGGGGATGCGAAGCCCATAGGTATTTGCGGTTCGGGAGTTCTTGATGCCGTATCTGAATTTGTGAAGTATGAGATAATAAATAAGACGGGCAGAATGTATAAGCCGGAAGAATTGGACCTTCCGGATTCATTAAAGAACAGGATAACCACAACCGACAGCGGAAAGCAATTTACCATAGAAGGTGATGTTGTATTTACCCAGAAAGATGTAAGAGAGGTACAGCTTGCCAAGGCTGCCGTAAGTGCGGGAATGAAGATTCTCGTTAAAGAAGCAGGCATCGAATTTAAAGATGTAGAAACCATTTATGTTGCCGGAGGCTTCGGCAATTTCATGAATATAGAAAGCGCATTAAACATCGGACTTTTACCGAAGGAGCTTGCAGGCAAGGTTAAATCCATCGGCAATTCCGCAGGTACCGGCTCGAAGATGTGCCTTCTTTCCGAATCAGCGATCGGTGAATTAGAAAAAATATCAAACTCCACTAAATACGTTGAATTATCGGGAAGGCCAGACTTCGAGGGACTGTTTGTTGATTCAATGGTATTCTAACAGATGGTTTTATAAGTGTTACCTTTATCTAACCGTTATAATGTAACGGTCAGGTTTTACGACCTCAAGGTTACAAACATAATTCGTATCCTTAAGGCAGCAGGGTAGAGTAAGCATCTGACCGAGATATTATCTCGGTTAGATGAATCTAACAGCCATAATCTTTCGGTCAGGTCTCTTTATTGGTGCCAACAAGGTTTGTCGGCTATATAAGTAAACCTATTCGACTTGACCGCCATATTATGGTTGTCTGCATTTCGGATAAACATCAAATCGTATAATGGGGTTTTGCACTTACCAATTAGCACAAGGTAACTTTTTAATTCATTTTCTCTGTTGCTGACCAAAACGAAACATTGTTTCATTTAGCTTTTCATTATTATTTATCACCCGAATAAGTAGAATCTATTGAAGGTAAAGGAATAACAATTATTAATGAAGTACTATTTAATTCTGAATGTTTAACTCCGCACTTAGATTTTAATGATAGGGCTGATTCATGGGATGGTTTTATCTTTGTATATATAAATGAAACAAATAAAAAAGAAAGTCTATTAGGTCGTATTCCTATACAAGTTAAAGCACATGAGGTAAAAAACTTTAGTGGAAAAACTAAATCAAAGGCCTTTGATATATCGGATTTAATAAATTACAAAAATGATGGCGGAGTTATAATTTTCAGCGTAGAATGTTGTGGGAAAAGCAGGAAGATTTATTTAAATAAACTCTAGTTCCACCCATTATAACATAACTTTTTCTATATTTATTGTAAAAATTCCATATGTTTCATTAATTTAGAAGGAATTGGAATATATGTGAAGAATAATACATGGTAAATATTAGTAATAATTGATGCTATATGACGGACTTACTGTTTTTAAAAGGAAAAAGACCGTATGATAAAACAATGTATTAAGAAGGTGGACGATATGGCTCATGTAATGATAATTGAAGATGAACCAGCGATAGTAATGGTAATAAGTGAAATGCTTTCAGATGAAGGGTATGAGGTTACCGCAGCATATGACGGCCTTTCAGGCCTGAGAAAACTAAGGGAATGCAAAAAGCCCGACATTGTGCTCTTAGACCTTAATATGCCGGGAATCAACGGCCGGGAGACGGTAGAGAGAATGCGCTCAGATGCTATGCTTCGGGATATACCTGTCGTGTTGGTTACGGGAACGGTTTATA containing:
- a CDS encoding ASKHA domain-containing protein; protein product: MRTFQITVKKDGGPRVIYANEGDNLLKVMIKEGIYVQTPCGGKGICGKCKVIFHKGAKEPANTDIKHLSEDEISRGMRLACGVIVDEPMDIEVPTVASAINVLTTGSEDMDIQVSPFVIKKYLNLTPPSIHDQRSDIRRIQDGLGITSLSARSKLMREMHDVLIKSDYKVTVSVYKGELLNIEAGDASDKSYGIAVDIGTTTVASYLIDLTSGKVIDVESGVNAQRPYGADVISRINYTIQQKDGLTTLRDAIVNQLGGMLIKLCERNNMETKHVYNVTVVGNTTMTHLFLGVPCESIAVSPYIPVVTDLVEVPGREMNMPIDGYVSVLPGVASYVGSDITAGILACGMHKSEKYSLLLDLGTNGEMAVGNKDGIVSCATAAGPAFEGATIKWGIGGVKGAVSKIDLSQDKIYSTIGDAKPIGICGSGVLDAVSEFVKYEIINKTGRMYKPEELDLPDSLKNRITTTDSGKQFTIEGDVVFTQKDVREVQLAKAAVSAGMKILVKEAGIEFKDVETIYVAGGFGNFMNIESALNIGLLPKELAGKVKSIGNSAGTGSKMCLLSESAIGELEKISNSTKYVELSGRPDFEGLFVDSMVF
- a CDS encoding FMN-dependent NADH-azoreductase, whose amino-acid sequence is MSKVLYIKANAKPEGASRTFKISDSFIEAYKESHPDDEVITLDLYKENIGFLSEDDIAHHNVEPGAHRDHPVLKYAYQFLEADKYVFSAPFWNLSFPAILKAYLDYVMVSGITFKYTSQGPVGLCHGKKAIHFVTRGGEYSEPPLSNFEMGDRYLRIILGFLGIQDFKTFAVERIDRSATDTAILVAEKSQEASELAIDF
- a CDS encoding peptide deformylase; this translates as MERKIFLLGDPQLYEISEECTRDEMPEILKIKGDLRDTLIAFRNKYGVGRAIAAPQIGERKRIIYRHLDTPILFINPWMEYPDDEMMEVLDDCMSFPGLLVKLMRHKRCIIHYKDENWNDCKLELEGDMSELLQHEFDHLDGILATMRAIDNKSFVIKENH
- a CDS encoding winged helix-turn-helix transcriptional regulator, coding for MRDQCEQYDVCPMVLVQNLVSGKWKLLILWYLSYSTLRFSDIKNRFKNITQKMLTQQLRSLEENKLIFRKVYPVVPPKVEYGLTDIGKKLIPVLKMMHGFGAEYLKSGIVSDQLAEEEGKD
- a CDS encoding response regulator, producing MIKQCIKKVDDMAHVMIIEDEPAIVMVISEMLSDEGYEVTAAYDGLSGLRKLRECKKPDIVLLDLNMPGINGRETVERMRSDAMLRDIPVVLVTGTVYNSVDFPPEGTYQDILEKPFDLLEMLKKIKSISEGRCGFKKIS
- a CDS encoding type II toxin-antitoxin system prevent-host-death family antitoxin, with the translated sequence MLVNTENMIPISEANQNFSKIAKIVDKDKSVVIMKNNKPKYILLDFEEFIKAAISDEEQLSAIADRILESNLEAFRELAK
- a CDS encoding type II toxin-antitoxin system death-on-curing family toxin, which encodes MISVTGGLKGIRSIELLNSAVENSKATFNGVDLYSTIEEKCASICYSIVNNHPFIDGNKRTGCIQCLFY